A genomic stretch from Telmatocola sphagniphila includes:
- the kdpC gene encoding potassium-transporting ATPase subunit KdpC, translating to MKLIRPAVVLFLLLTIVTGVIYPLIITVAAQAIFPNQANGSLLEKEGKIIGSHLIGQQFDDPKYFWGRPSATTPAYNGASSSGSNLGPTNPDLFKAVSERIDNLKKAHPEQVGAVPMDLVTASASGLDPHISPVAAEYQIERIARERSLPVQEIEKLVRESIEDRTFGLLGEPRVNVLKLNLKLDELKK from the coding sequence ATGAAACTGATTCGTCCCGCTGTGGTATTATTTCTGCTTCTGACCATCGTCACCGGGGTCATTTATCCCCTGATAATTACTGTGGCCGCTCAGGCGATATTTCCCAATCAGGCTAACGGTAGCCTCCTGGAAAAAGAGGGGAAAATAATCGGTTCCCACCTGATCGGGCAGCAATTCGACGATCCCAAATATTTCTGGGGCCGGCCCTCCGCCACCACCCCGGCCTATAACGGAGCCTCGTCGTCCGGCAGCAACCTCGGGCCAACGAATCCCGATTTGTTCAAAGCCGTGAGCGAGAGAATCGATAATTTGAAGAAAGCCCATCCCGAGCAGGTTGGGGCTGTCCCAATGGATCTGGTCACGGCTTCCGCCAGTGGGCTGGACCCGCACATAAGCCCGGTGGCCGCGGAGTATCAGATTGAGAGAATCGCGCGGGAAAGATCGCTCCCAGTCCAGGAGATCGAAAAACTGGTTCGGGAATCAATCGAAGATCGCACGTTCGGTCTATTGGGTGAACCGCGAGTGAATGTGCTGAAATTGAATCTAAAACTCGACGAGTTAAAGAAGTAA
- the kdpB gene encoding potassium-transporting ATPase subunit KdpB, protein MSTKPKSLFDAAIVRRAIVDSFLKLDPRRQIRNPVMFTVFIGSLLTTFLGIRALTGTSEESSLFIFAISAWLWFTVLFANFAEAMAEGRGKAQADTLRQARRDVQAKLLPDASRSSPFEIIPAAKLRKGNVVLVEAMDTVPADGEVIEGVASVDEAAITGESAPVIRESGGDRSSVTGGTRVLSDWLVVQVTANPGETFLDRMISLVEGAKRQKTPNEIALDILLAAMTILFLIACVTLLPFSEYSVKAAGQGTRVSVTVLVALLVCLIPTTIGGLLSAIGIAGMDRMIQANVIATSGRAVEAAGDVDVLLLDKTGTITLGNRQAVEFIPGPGISVEKLADAAQLASLADETPEGRSIVVLAKEKYGLRGRSLQEIKANFIPFTAQTRISGVDVENRQIRKGAAESIKTFVRNLGGDFSQEVTRSVEEIAKKGGTPLVVADGRQTLGVIYLKDIVKGGIKERFIELRRMGIKTVMITGDNPMTAAAIAAEAGVDDFLAQATPEAKLKMIREYQAGGRLVAMTGDGTNDSPALAQADVAVAMNSGTQAAKEAGNMVDLDSNPTKLIEIVEIGKQLLMTRGALTTFSLANDVSKYFAIIPAIFASTYPIMDRLNIMHLATPTSAILSAVIFNAIIIILLIPLAMKGVKYRAVGAAKLLRDNLLIYGLGGLIVPFIGIKLIDLILVALHLT, encoded by the coding sequence ATGTCCACTAAACCGAAATCTCTGTTCGATGCGGCGATCGTCCGACGGGCGATAGTCGACTCGTTTTTGAAGCTCGATCCGCGGCGGCAGATTCGCAATCCCGTAATGTTCACGGTGTTTATCGGCAGTCTGCTCACGACCTTTCTGGGCATCCGAGCCTTGACCGGAACCAGTGAAGAGTCTTCGCTCTTTATCTTTGCTATCTCGGCCTGGCTGTGGTTCACGGTGCTGTTTGCCAATTTTGCCGAAGCCATGGCGGAGGGTCGGGGGAAAGCTCAGGCCGATACCCTTCGGCAAGCTCGTCGGGATGTTCAAGCGAAACTGCTACCCGATGCTTCCCGAAGTTCACCGTTCGAAATCATCCCCGCCGCGAAACTTCGCAAGGGGAATGTGGTGTTAGTTGAAGCGATGGATACGGTTCCGGCGGATGGCGAAGTGATTGAGGGGGTCGCCTCGGTCGACGAAGCGGCCATCACGGGCGAAAGCGCCCCGGTAATTCGCGAAAGCGGTGGCGACCGATCTTCGGTGACCGGCGGTACGCGCGTGCTTTCTGACTGGCTGGTCGTGCAGGTAACCGCCAACCCCGGCGAAACCTTCCTGGATCGTATGATCTCCCTGGTGGAAGGCGCCAAGCGGCAGAAAACTCCGAATGAAATTGCTCTGGATATCCTTTTGGCCGCGATGACGATTCTGTTTCTGATTGCCTGCGTCACGCTATTGCCGTTTTCCGAATACAGCGTGAAAGCCGCGGGGCAGGGGACGCGCGTTTCAGTGACTGTGCTGGTGGCGCTGTTAGTCTGTCTGATTCCCACGACCATCGGCGGTTTGCTGTCGGCCATCGGTATCGCCGGGATGGATCGCATGATCCAGGCGAATGTCATCGCTACTTCGGGGCGAGCCGTCGAGGCCGCCGGGGATGTGGATGTACTCCTGTTGGACAAGACCGGGACTATCACCTTGGGTAACCGCCAAGCCGTCGAGTTCATTCCGGGGCCGGGCATAAGCGTGGAGAAACTGGCGGATGCCGCGCAGTTGGCCTCGCTCGCCGATGAGACACCCGAAGGGCGAAGCATTGTAGTTCTCGCTAAGGAAAAGTACGGTTTGCGCGGCCGGTCTCTGCAGGAGATCAAAGCGAACTTCATCCCTTTCACTGCTCAAACTCGTATCAGCGGCGTTGATGTGGAAAACCGGCAAATACGCAAAGGGGCGGCCGAATCGATCAAAACTTTCGTCCGCAACTTGGGTGGCGATTTTTCACAGGAAGTCACCCGGAGTGTCGAGGAGATTGCCAAGAAGGGCGGTACCCCGCTGGTTGTCGCGGATGGTCGGCAGACGCTGGGCGTGATTTATCTCAAAGACATCGTCAAAGGCGGCATCAAGGAGCGCTTCATCGAACTGCGTCGCATGGGCATCAAAACGGTGATGATCACCGGCGACAATCCCATGACGGCCGCCGCCATCGCGGCCGAAGCGGGTGTGGATGACTTTCTGGCCCAGGCGACTCCCGAAGCTAAGTTGAAAATGATTCGGGAGTATCAGGCGGGTGGCCGATTGGTGGCCATGACCGGCGACGGAACAAACGATAGCCCCGCCTTGGCGCAAGCCGATGTGGCCGTGGCCATGAATAGTGGGACTCAGGCGGCCAAGGAAGCCGGGAACATGGTCGATCTGGATAGCAATCCGACCAAGCTGATTGAAATCGTCGAAATCGGTAAGCAACTCCTGATGACCCGGGGCGCGCTGACCACGTTCAGTCTGGCCAATGATGTCTCGAAATACTTCGCCATCATCCCGGCCATCTTCGCCAGCACTTATCCGATTATGGATCGGCTGAACATCATGCATCTGGCCACACCGACCAGTGCGATACTTTCAGCCGTGATTTTCAATGCGATCATCATCATTCTTCTCATCCCCCTGGCGATGAAGGGGGTAAAGTACCGAGCAGTGGGCGCGGCGAAACTGCTTCGCGATAACCTGCTGATCTACGGTCTGGGTGGTTTGATCGTTCCCTTTATCGGCATCAAGCTGATCGATTTAATTCTGGTCGCCCTGCATTTGACCTAA